TTCGTTGAAGATAGATCACACAATAGTTCAAAAGCCGCTGTTATATTGCTAACAATATCAAAATAAGTGAATTCGTTGATTGATTATATGTATAACAAATTGATAAAAAGATTTTAACAAGGCAAGTATTTATAAATAGTGAGGATAATATGGATATTGTTGTTGCCTTAACAAATGGAAAATTTGGCATTGTCGAAGATTGCCACTCAACAGATGATCTTGAAGGTAGCTGCATTGATTGTTGGGTTGAAAATGAAGCAGGGTTTACTTATGAAAAAGCCGTTGTAGCCTACTGCGTATAATTGAAGAAAACGACTACTTAAGCGTCTAGCTACCTAGGCGCTTTTTTTGTGCCCTTTTATTACATCATTAAACTAATAATAATTAGCGCATACGAATGTAGGTTGGGATCTCTAACATTTCTTCAAGGCTATCAAAGCATAATGATGATTGGCTTTGCACTATTTCTTCTAAGTCATCAAAGCTCACACCAAAAAAACGAGAACCTTTCATTAAGCCATTAATGAATTCTCTTTTCTCACGCTTCTTTTGATATTCAATACTTGGGATCACGCAATATTCTTGATATTCGTGCTTTAAATAATTAAGAAAATCCGTTTTATCCATATTCACTCTCCTAGCTTACATTTAAGAAAGCAACACACAGCAAAAAAGTGACTCATCACTATCGATCAGAATAGCACATTCGCCATCACAGAAATTATAAATCCATTATGTTTTACAAATTTTGTGCATAAATTCTATACAGTAAGACTACCTGTATAAACACCTGTATAAACACCTGTATAACAGGTGTGATAATGCTCAACATTCTCAATAGCAACGCTTTATTATTACATTATCAAAAGTTACTCCCTTTATTTTTCACAGGTCAAAAACCCTCATCATTTATTTAAAAATCAATGATATAAACAACAGCAACATATCAATAAGCCTGAAAATCAAGACAAAAAAGAACAGAAAAAAACACAAAAAGTGCTTGCAACAGTAAACGAATAAAACTACTGTATACACATACAGTATGTATATATAACCACTGGTCGAGGAAAGCACTAATGAACTACCATCCATCTATTACTGCTTCGCAAGTTTACAAATCTACATTTACAGCACATTCAACCGCTTTATCTGAAGCTGTAGGTCAAACGATTGAAGTTAGTTACAGTGCTGAACAACAAACCCAGTTGGCTTATTTCTTACGTCTATTAAAGAAAGCAAATAATGAAAATCGTTGGATTATGTTTGTGGGTTACGATGCATTAATTGATAAGTCGTTATTGAAGAATGCTGGCATTGATATTAACAAGGTGCTATTACTCAAGGCTTCTGAGCATCAAAGTAAACATAATCTATTAGTAAAAGCACTTGAGATGGGAAACTGCAGTGCGGTTATTGTTGCAGGTGACATTGAACAATTTGACACCCCTTTAGTTAATTCTGCAGCAAAAAATGGCAAAGCAATGGCGTTTGTTCTAAATAAGAATCTAACAACGCACCTAACAGTCCATTAATAATTAAACATAGTGGTAAGTAAACCGTTAAATAGGTAATTTTTTAACCACAACAAGTTAAAACAGTGATTGTAACCGCTGTTTTTATACCCAAAAAATATACAACTTTTAGGTTTTATCAAGATAATAGTTTTTAGGTATAAGAAAACCCCATATAATCTTATAAATATAATAATTAAAGATTAGGTTACAACATGGATAATAAGCTTGGATTAGGGGCGCTAACTGCACTCGTAATCGGCTCAATGATTGGTGCCGGAGTGTTTAGCCTTCCTCAAAATATGGCACTGGTAGCAAGTCCAGCTGCGGTAATGATTGGGTGGATAATCACCTGTATCGGCATGATTTTTCTTGCCCTATCGTTTCAATACCTGTCAATTTTAAAACCTGAAATTAACAGTGGTGTATTTGGTTATGCTCAAGCAGGTTTTGGTGACTACGTAGGATTCTGTTCAGCATGGGGTTACTGGTTAAGTGCCATGCTTGCTAACGTTTCATACTTAGTGATCGTATTTAGTACCTTAGGTATGTTCTTTGATAAGCCAAACGACGTGATATTTGGCTTAGGTAATACGTGGCAATCAGTAACGGGTGCTTCTATTATTTTGTGGCTTGTTTACTTCCTTATTCAACGAGGAGTAAAAACAGCTGCAACAATTAATTTAGTCACCACGATAGCTAAATTAGTACCACTATTCTTGTTCGTATTCTTCACTCTGCTTGCCTTTAAATGGCATACCTTTATTTTTGATTTTACTGGTGTCGAGTTTGGTCCTACCCATGACTTACTTGATCAAGTTAAATCCACCATGTTGATCACTGTATGGGTCTTCATTGGTGTTGAAGGTGCCGTCGTTGTATCTTCTCGTGCTCGTGATCGTAAAGATATTGGCCGTGCAACCATTCTTGGCCTGTTAACCGCTCTTGTTATTTATATCTTTGTAACCTTGCTTTCTATGGGTGTGATCAGCACGCCTGAGTTAGCGAAATTGCAAAATCCGTCAATGGCGAAAGTGCTAGAGCATATCTTAGGCCCTTGGGGCGCGGTACTTATTGGCTGTGGTTTATTGATTTCAGTGTGTGGCGCATTCCTTAGCTGGACGGTATTAGCCACTGAAGCACCATTCCTTGCTGCTAATAATAATGTGTTCCCTGAGAGCTACAAAAAGCAGAATAAAGCAGGTACTGCGGTAACCGCGTTAAACCTAACGACTATCTGTATTCAGATCTCATTGTTCGCAGTCACTTTTGCTGGTGGTACCTATAACAGTATTTTGATCATCGCGTCTGAAATGATCTTAATCCCCTACTTTCTTGTTGCGGCTTATACCTTAAAGCTTGCGTTGAAAACAAAGAATCGCGGGGCATTAATGTGGGTCGGTCTGTTTGCCACTGTTTATGGTATCTGGCTGCTTTACGCTTCAGGGCTACACCACTTACTGTTATCTGCTATTTTGTACCTTCCTGGCTTATTCTTCTTCGTTAAAGCTAAACGGGAACAAAAGAAACCGGTATTTGTTGGTAAAGAAATCTACTTTGTTGCGTTTTTAGTGGCGATTTCTGCTTTCGGTATTTACCTACTCGCAACAGGTAAATTAATGATCTAGGTTTATTTGCCCATAAAAAGAAAAGCCGTGTCACTCAAATGACACGGCTTTTTTATTTCTCAAGGATCCGTTACATCAACTTATAGTTGGCTTTCATTCCAAGCAATTTCAACTCGGTTACGTCCACGCTCTTTCGCTTTCAGTAACGCTTTATCTGCACGCTCAATGAAATGGTTGTATTCTTCGTTCTCAAGCTCTGCGACCCCCATGCTACATGTTATCTTCATATCATGGTCCCATTCAGCTTGCTCAATGCAATCTCGAATAGACTCTGCGAACTCGGCTGCTGCACCTAATGGCGTTGCAGGACAAAAAATAACAAACTCCTCTCCTCCCCAACGTGCAAAAACATCTGATTTACGTACGCGTTTATTAATCAAGCTTGCAAACCTTCTTAGCACGTTGTCACCATAGCGGTGACTATGAAGATCGTTCACTTGCTTAAAATGGTCGATATCAATAAAGACCATCGAAAATGGAATACCACCATCGATAGAATGTGCCGTTACTTCAGACAACCAATCGTTAATCTCATGACGATTACGTGTACGCGTTAAAGGATCGGTAAATGCTAATTCTTCAAACACCAAACTCTTTTCATACAAGGCGCGATTGGCTTCTCGTAAACGTTGTGTACGCTCTTCTGTCAATTTGATTTGTTTATGCAAATAAATACGATCTGAAATAATCACTGTAATTGCAGTAATAACCCACAATGAAAGCAGTAATTTAACTAACGTTTCTTCACTTATCCATTCACCATAAAACACTAATTTTTTTAGCTTAATTGCGTAGTAGGCTTCTTTGACATAACTACCTGTCGCAATTTCAATAATCGATACGTTATCGAACTGGCGATTTGATTTCTCGACCAGTACTTCGTAGTCAGCAATCCACCATGACAAAACTTGGAATGAACGTAGTGGAAAAGTTTTCAGTCCTTCATTTTCACCAGGCGCGTACTCGATAGCGTTAAATTTTAAGGAAATTGGATCCGTTAAATTCGCGTAAGCTGGGTCATAATTTCTTAAATAAATACGAATACGTTCACCTTCAACAGGGCTATCGTAATCAATATCAATACCTACACTTTCATAGTCACTGAGATCAATCCCCTTATCGACATGATCCGTTAATGAAATTGCAATCTCACAAAACGGCCACTGCGATTTTTTGACGATATTGCATTCAAGCAACGCCCCTGTTTTATTCACTTCCATTTTTGATTCTGTCGCACCATTTTGCGCAGTATCATCAATAATTCTGTATGTACTATTTACAGGAGTGACAACGTATTCACGTTTCGCCCCGCCAAGAAGAAACCATGTATAAGCAATACAGGTAAAAACAACAAGAAACAGTACAGTGTAACGAACGGGCTTCGTTAAACCTGCCATAAAACCTCAGACAAATTAAAGCAAAGAATATGCATGTAAGTTAGTAGCGAAACTATCAAAGCCAAGCCATATTGACAATAAGATAATTCCTAATTTACAAGCTATCTTATATTATTCGCGTAGATAATTAATACTATTAGAACAATAAGTTAGCACTAGATCATCAATATCGTTCAAGCGCATACTATCGGCGGCGAACATGCTTACCACGATTCTGATGTATTCTGCTTTTTGCTTTCGCTCGACGTTTCTCTGCAGCTGCTCCACGGTGCACTGATTGGGTTTCAATTAACGTTGGATCAGGTTCATAACCTTCCAACCATTGCTGTGGTATACGTGTATCTAAAAGCTCTTCAATCGCTTTCAATGCCCATTCTTCATCAAGGCTCATTAATGTAATAGCATGACCTGTCATTCCAGCTCGACCAGTACGACCAATGCGATGAACATAATCTTCAGCTTTATAAGGCATATCGAAGTTAACAACATACCCTAGCTGTTCAATATCAAGACCACGCGCAGCAACATCTGTCGCAACCAACACACGTACTTTACCTGATTTGAACTCATCTAATGCACGCTGGCGAGCACCTTGGCTTTTATCACCGTTGATTGAAACTGCTTTAATACCGTCCAGTCCAAGATCTTTAGCGAGCTTATCTGAGCCCTGCTTGGTCTTAGTAAATACTAATACTTGCTGCCAATTACGAGAGCCAATTAAGTAAGCGAGTAATTCTGCTTTACGGTGTTTATCTACCGGGTACACCATTTGCTCTACTGTTTCTGCCGCAGTATTAGCAGGAGTGACCTCAACCATTTTAGGTTCAGTTAAGATATCAAATGCTAATTTCTTCACCTGTTTAGAAAACGTTGCAGAGAAAAACAGTGTCTGACGTTCATCAGGCATGCGCTCCATAATTCGCTGAATATCAACAATAAAGCCCATATCCAACATACGATCAGCTTCATCTAATACAAAGGTTTCAACTTCTGTCAGAGATACAGAACGATTGAACACATGATCAAGCAAACGACCAGGTGTAGCGACAAGAATATCAGCCCCCGCATTAATCGCTTTAACTTGTACATTCATGCTTGTACCGCCATAAGCCACTGCGACTTTTAAATCCGTGTGTTTAGCATAAGCAGACATACTGTCGAATACTTGCTGCGCAAGTTCACGAGTAGGCGTAAGAATTAATGCACGAATAGGATGCCCAGACGCTTTACTATCAGTTGATGATTCTGCTGATTGTTCAGACTGAGCAGGCAACGTTAATAAACGCTGTAATAAAGGAAGAGAGAATGCAGCTGTTTTAATGGTACCCGTTTGGGCACCTGCCATTACATCCTCACCTTTTAACGCCAATGGAATCGCTTGTTTTTGCACATCAGTTGGTGAGGAGTAACCTAATTCAACCAGTGCATTTAGCAGATTGGGATGAAAGTTTAAGGATTCGAACGACATAATAGTTTCCTAGAAGCAATAACAAACGCACTACAGTATGAGTAGAACGCGGATTCTATCACAAAAAAACTATTGTCAGGCTCTCTACAAAGCCGCATTTGTGTTTAAAAATATGAATATGCAATTGATTAAACTGCTTAGCTGTAATGGTTAATGCCAAAGTCACCATTACTGCTAAGCAGTATTGTCGAAAGTCTAATGTTAAGAGTTGGCGAAGATAATTGAATCTTTGTAGCGAGTGACCTTATTACGTCCAGTTCGCTTAGATTCATATAAAGCTAAATCAGCTTTGTTAATCAACTCTTTAACATCCACATTATCATCATAGTCACAATAGCCTATTGATACTGTAAACTTAGGTATATCAATAATATCTATAGCTTGAATACGACGTCTTAAACTTTCTAAGATAAGAAAAGGATCTATTTCTTCACTAATTCCTTCTCGCAGTATGAGCAAAAACTCCTCTCCACCCCAACGAAAAGCAATATCAGATTTTCTAATATTTTGACTTAAACAATGGGCAAAAGCTCTAATCGCTCTGTCTCCAATATCATGACCATAGGTATCATTAATACGTTTAAAATGATCAATATCTAAAAAGCAAAACACTTGTTTTGAGCGATATGGCTTTAATGACTTAAAAGCACTTCTGTTTGGTAAGCCAGTTAATACATCTAAGCTAGACTCACGTTTTTTTGTTCTAATTATTTGCTCATAAAATGAGTAAAAAAAGATAACAAACACAAATAATATACAAAAAAACAATAAAAACTTTTTCAGATCAAACGCATTAAACAGTTTAATATAGCCAAGTTCAGTGTCTTTAACTACCACATGACATAACTGACAGCCTTGATGCATACTTGAAGATACTTTTTTAACAATGGTGATCCCTTTGCTATCAATATCAAACAAGACATCTCTATAAAGATCATAAATCATCTCATCAAGGATTGACTTATCGGCGATATTATTTTTATTGATTGCTAACTTTTCATCAAATGTAAAAATAGATAAATTACTACCCATAGATACACTAATAATATCATTTGCATGAACTGTTAAAGCGTTATAATAATCAAGATAATTACTATAATTTTCAGGCTTCATGTTGACTGATTTAATAAACTCAGTCGATATATATTTAATAGCATTTGTCGCACTACGTAATTTATTAATACCTTCAAGGTAATCGGAAACAACGAAGAGTTTAATTGACAATAAAAAGCTAAAAAGTATGACAACTATAAACCTCAAATTTAAGTCCTTCAAAAGGCAGATCATATGTGTATGACTTGTGGCAATTATAATTTTTAAAGCAATTAATACACTGATGTATAATATAAGTACGATAACTTTGATTATTTAAGCTGACAATATACAGCTATATTGCCAGCTTAAAATTAAATGCGCGTAGAAAAGCTGTCTAAACTTTCGGGTTTATAAAAAAGAAATCCTTGATATTTATTTACACCCAATCGTTGTAACGTTTCCTTTTGCTCAATATTCTCAACACCTTCTGCAATCAACTTAATGTTTAGCTTGCTTGCTAATAGCACAATACTTTCAATAATATGAAGAGTTAATTCACTTGACTCAATTGTATCAACAAATGATTTATCAATTTTTAATGAATCAAAATCATAGAGATTCAAATAATACAGTGATGAATAACCCGTACCATAATCGTCAAGTGCAAATTGTACCCCGTGATTTCTCAATAATTGCATTGCTGCAAGGGTTTTAGTGACATTTTCAAACTCACTCGATTCTGTGAATTCAAGCAATAACTGGCAATGAGTTGCTAACTCAATACATAAGTTTTGAACCTGTGCATTATGCAAACAATTCTCCGTTAAGTTAAAACTTAAAGTAAGTTTTTCACTTTTTCTAACCAATTCACTTTTAAGAACTTGGCTAAGCAATTGCATTGTTAACGAAGGTATCAAGTTATATTTTTCTAACTTAGGAATAAAATCTAGCGGTGATACCATTTTGCCATTACGCTTGATCCATCTTGCCAACACTTCACCGCCGATCACTTGTTTATCTTTATCTACAATTGGCTGAATAAATGGACAAATATCATTATTACTTATGGCTTTCCTCAACAAATAGTAATCGATATTGTTATACTTATAGAAAATATAAAACATCGAAAGTAACACAATAAAGGTGCTCACAAGCTCTATTATCGAATCATTCATATAGTTAGCGAGAGCCACTTGAATATTACACTCAATAATAAGAGAAAAGTCGTATTTTGATGATTTTATTTCAAATGAATTTAACTCTGAAACATCATCAATCAACTTATTATCATGTCCTACGTTAATATTATTAATGCGTACATAGCTTCGACCTAACTTATCTGTTAGCTCAAGATCCAGTTTTTTAAAATAAGCCTGAATTATAGTATCGTTACCAACATCAACTAAAAACGATATTACTGGCCTTTCTGTCAAGTTACTTCTTTCTTTAATTGTAAGACCTAAATTATCTGAATTATGATATTTATTTTCTACTTGTCCAATTAAAGTATTGTATACATATTGACCATTTTTAATAATGGCAATACTACTTATATTAACATTAGCATCTCTTGCTAAAAGCTTAAGCAACAGATGTTTTTCTTTCCCCTGCCTTTCAAGAATGTTTGAATCCATACGATTAATAAACTGCTTACTATGGTCAATTAATTTATCAACTTGAATTACAGCTTGTTTAGTAATTGAACTTTTGTAGAAAGAAAAATTTATACTAAGAAGCATTAAATACATCAATATAAAAAAAGTAGAATATATGATGAAATGGACTCTATTTTCTTTATTAATTTTCATAAAATACAACCCGATTTCTACCTAATTTCTTAGCCTTATATAAGGCTAAATCAGCATTTTTAAATTGCTTCTCAAAAGAAATTGACAATTCCGATGATATTCCAACTGATACAGTAACATTTAATCCATGAATTAAATCTTCCATCACTGCATTTCTTATCAGTTCTGCTTTTTTTGATAATTCTTTTTTATCATGAAAATCAAGGACAATAACAAACTCTTCACCGCCCCAACGCACTGATATATCATCTTTTCGGATACTTTTTCTTATGATTTCACTTACTTTTTTTATAACAAGATCACCAATAAGATGACCATGGTTATCGTTTATATTTTTAAAATTATCGATATCAACAACAATAATTGAGCTTTCCTGGCATAGATTTTTATAAAACTTATCAAAAACATCTCGCCTTAACAGGCCTGTCATTTTATCTTTTGCCATCAATGTAATAACACAATGTCTAGATACTTCGAAAATCATATAGAAAAATGAAAGAAATAATGCGTAAACAAAAACATCAAAACTTAACGATAACCAGTTAATCGTTACATAATAAACACCACTTTCTGGCGTACATGGCAATAAAATCTTTTTTAATGCCGGAAGAATAACGAATTCATAACGCGGTTTACTCAGCGATATTTCTATTTTAGAACGATTATCTTTGTTATAAACAGATATCCAGTTACTAATAAAATCATATTTCAGATCAAGCAGTACAACACCAATCAACTTTCGTTCATTATAAAATGGATGAAAAACAGAACGGATATTTTCATGAGAGTAACTCTCAACGTATTCTTCAGTTAACTTAAGATCGCAAGTACCAAAGTCAGCGTACGGATATGGAATATTTTCAAACTCCATAATGCGTTCAATCCAATTCTCATCGTGTAAACCTTGAGAGTTTAATGCTATATGAACTTCACGTAATGGCTTAAAATGTGCTGTATTAGCTGTTGTATCAGTACGTTGAATAACAGCCAATCCCCAGAAATCATCCTT
The sequence above is a segment of the Photobacterium leiognathi genome. Coding sequences within it:
- a CDS encoding SulA-like leucine-rich domain-containing protein; the protein is MNYHPSITASQVYKSTFTAHSTALSEAVGQTIEVSYSAEQQTQLAYFLRLLKKANNENRWIMFVGYDALIDKSLLKNAGIDINKVLLLKASEHQSKHNLLVKALEMGNCSAVIVAGDIEQFDTPLVNSAAKNGKAMAFVLNKNLTTHLTVH
- a CDS encoding basic amino acid/polyamine antiporter; protein product: MDNKLGLGALTALVIGSMIGAGVFSLPQNMALVASPAAVMIGWIITCIGMIFLALSFQYLSILKPEINSGVFGYAQAGFGDYVGFCSAWGYWLSAMLANVSYLVIVFSTLGMFFDKPNDVIFGLGNTWQSVTGASIILWLVYFLIQRGVKTAATINLVTTIAKLVPLFLFVFFTLLAFKWHTFIFDFTGVEFGPTHDLLDQVKSTMLITVWVFIGVEGAVVVSSRARDRKDIGRATILGLLTALVIYIFVTLLSMGVISTPELAKLQNPSMAKVLEHILGPWGAVLIGCGLLISVCGAFLSWTVLATEAPFLAANNNVFPESYKKQNKAGTAVTALNLTTICIQISLFAVTFAGGTYNSILIIASEMILIPYFLVAAYTLKLALKTKNRGALMWVGLFATVYGIWLLYASGLHHLLLSAILYLPGLFFFVKAKREQKKPVFVGKEIYFVAFLVAISAFGIYLLATGKLMI
- a CDS encoding GGDEF domain-containing protein, translated to MKSGIHHIGDIAVMVNEEHEVKSISTAMNEVEKKVKQLVKDDFWGLAVIQRTDTTANTAHFKPLREVHIALNSQGLHDENWIERIMEFENIPYPYADFGTCDLKLTEEYVESYSHENIRSVFHPFYNERKLIGVVLLDLKYDFISNWISVYNKDNRSKIEISLSKPRYEFVILPALKKILLPCTPESGVYYVTINWLSLSFDVFVYALFLSFFYMIFEVSRHCVITLMAKDKMTGLLRRDVFDKFYKNLCQESSIIVVDIDNFKNINDNHGHLIGDLVIKKVSEIIRKSIRKDDISVRWGGEEFVIVLDFHDKKELSKKAELIRNAVMEDLIHGLNVTVSVGISSELSISFEKQFKNADLALYKAKKLGRNRVVFYEN
- a CDS encoding GGDEF domain-containing protein, producing MRFIVVILFSFLLSIKLFVVSDYLEGINKLRSATNAIKYISTEFIKSVNMKPENYSNYLDYYNALTVHANDIISVSMGSNLSIFTFDEKLAINKNNIADKSILDEMIYDLYRDVLFDIDSKGITIVKKVSSSMHQGCQLCHVVVKDTELGYIKLFNAFDLKKFLLFFCILFVFVIFFYSFYEQIIRTKKRESSLDVLTGLPNRSAFKSLKPYRSKQVFCFLDIDHFKRINDTYGHDIGDRAIRAFAHCLSQNIRKSDIAFRWGGEEFLLILREGISEEIDPFLILESLRRRIQAIDIIDIPKFTVSIGYCDYDDNVDVKELINKADLALYESKRTGRNKVTRYKDSIIFANS
- a CDS encoding DEAD/DEAH box helicase, translating into MSFESLNFHPNLLNALVELGYSSPTDVQKQAIPLALKGEDVMAGAQTGTIKTAAFSLPLLQRLLTLPAQSEQSAESSTDSKASGHPIRALILTPTRELAQQVFDSMSAYAKHTDLKVAVAYGGTSMNVQVKAINAGADILVATPGRLLDHVFNRSVSLTEVETFVLDEADRMLDMGFIVDIQRIMERMPDERQTLFFSATFSKQVKKLAFDILTEPKMVEVTPANTAAETVEQMVYPVDKHRKAELLAYLIGSRNWQQVLVFTKTKQGSDKLAKDLGLDGIKAVSINGDKSQGARQRALDEFKSGKVRVLVATDVAARGLDIEQLGYVVNFDMPYKAEDYVHRIGRTGRAGMTGHAITLMSLDEEWALKAIEELLDTRIPQQWLEGYEPDPTLIETQSVHRGAAAEKRRAKAKSRIHQNRGKHVRRR
- a CDS encoding EAL domain-containing protein, coding for MKINKENRVHFIIYSTFFILMYLMLLSINFSFYKSSITKQAVIQVDKLIDHSKQFINRMDSNILERQGKEKHLLLKLLARDANVNISSIAIIKNGQYVYNTLIGQVENKYHNSDNLGLTIKERSNLTERPVISFLVDVGNDTIIQAYFKKLDLELTDKLGRSYVRINNINVGHDNKLIDDVSELNSFEIKSSKYDFSLIIECNIQVALANYMNDSIIELVSTFIVLLSMFYIFYKYNNIDYYLLRKAISNNDICPFIQPIVDKDKQVIGGEVLARWIKRNGKMVSPLDFIPKLEKYNLIPSLTMQLLSQVLKSELVRKSEKLTLSFNLTENCLHNAQVQNLCIELATHCQLLLEFTESSEFENVTKTLAAMQLLRNHGVQFALDDYGTGYSSLYYLNLYDFDSLKIDKSFVDTIESSELTLHIIESIVLLASKLNIKLIAEGVENIEQKETLQRLGVNKYQGFLFYKPESLDSFSTRI
- a CDS encoding GGDEF domain-containing protein, giving the protein MAGLTKPVRYTVLFLVVFTCIAYTWFLLGGAKREYVVTPVNSTYRIIDDTAQNGATESKMEVNKTGALLECNIVKKSQWPFCEIAISLTDHVDKGIDLSDYESVGIDIDYDSPVEGERIRIYLRNYDPAYANLTDPISLKFNAIEYAPGENEGLKTFPLRSFQVLSWWIADYEVLVEKSNRQFDNVSIIEIATGSYVKEAYYAIKLKKLVFYGEWISEETLVKLLLSLWVITAITVIISDRIYLHKQIKLTEERTQRLREANRALYEKSLVFEELAFTDPLTRTRNRHEINDWLSEVTAHSIDGGIPFSMVFIDIDHFKQVNDLHSHRYGDNVLRRFASLINKRVRKSDVFARWGGEEFVIFCPATPLGAAAEFAESIRDCIEQAEWDHDMKITCSMGVAELENEEYNHFIERADKALLKAKERGRNRVEIAWNESQL